One Ilumatobacter fluminis genomic window, CAGGCGAACCTCGCCCAGGTGTCGGTGTCGCAGAACGACGACATGCGCACGATGTCGGCGTGGGCGGCGATCTTCCTCGTGCCGACACTGCTCGCCGGAGTGTGGGGCATGAACTTCGACTCGATGCCCGAACTCGACTACCGGTTCGGCTACCCCCTCGCGATCGGGATCATGATCCTGGCGTCGCTCGCCCTGTGGTGGCAGTTCCGTCGATCCGGCTGGCTCGGCACCCCCACCCGCAACCGCTGACGGAAGGGGTCAGGCACCTTCTGGCCATTCACTGAACATGGGCCAGACCTGGAGCGCCAGAAGGTGCCTGACCCCTTCCGGTCGACTCGGGCCAACTCTGGAGCGCCAGAAGGTGCCTGACCCCCTCTGTTCCGACTGAGTGAGCACTCACTCAGTCGGGTAGGGTCGGGGTATCGGCGCCGAAACACCCACCAAACGAGCCACTCCCCTGCCGCCGGCAGAGCGACGGCAGGCGATCATCGACGCCGCCGTCCCCCTCGTGCGAGAACGCGGCTCGGCCGTCACGACGAAGGAGTTGGCCGAGGCCGCCGGGGTCAGCGAGGGCACGATCTTCAACGTGTTCGACGACAAGGTCGAACTGATCGAGGCCGTCGTGCTGTCGGTGACCGACCCCGGCCCCGTCAACGAGGCCATGGCGGCCATCGACCCGTCACTCGACTTCGCCGGTCAGCTCGTCGCCGCCACCGAGCTGCTCCAGCAGCGCACCACCGACATCTGGCGGCTCCTGTCGAAGCTCGTCGAACGCCATCCGCCGAAGCGCGGCCCGATGAGCGAACACCCCGCACTCGTCGAGCTGATGGCACGCCATGCCGACGAGCTCTCGCTC contains:
- a CDS encoding TetR/AcrR family transcriptional regulator, which encodes MDAAVPLVRERGSAVTTKELAEAAGVSEGTIFNVFDDKVELIEAVVLSVTDPGPVNEAMAAIDPSLDFAGQLVAATELLQQRTTDIWRLLSKLVERHPPKRGPMSEHPALVELMARHADELSLTPTDAARTLQAFVLALTHPMIAAEPAPAATIVDRFLHGCASPQETR